From Candidatus Neomarinimicrobiota bacterium, the proteins below share one genomic window:
- the copA gene encoding copper-exporting P-type ATPase CopA, with protein MAVKKEILPVQGMTCANCAATIERTVKKLSGIRSASVNFATEELTVEYDTSSLSLADILSSVQSAGYDIPLKKIRIPVAGMTCANCASTIERGLTRKIPGLYKAAASFADESVSVEYVPGLASPEMMAEQIIDLGYTPLTDQEPGEESTIDTHHRYQLRALWTGILFTAPLFILSMLRDFGILGMWSHALWMNLVFAFLATPVQFYTGFDYYKNGWKSLRNGSANMDVLVALGSSVAYIYSWIVILFPNAGDHVYFETSAVIITLIRLGKYLESRTKGQAGAAIKELLNLQPETVEKITDAGTITLPLSQVEPGDILLVRPGGKIPVDGTILEGESAVNESMLTGESLPVDKRKGDPVTGGTLNTYGVLTIRADNVGEATVLSRIIAMVREAQGSKAPIQALADKIAAVFVPTVIGIAFLTLIIWRLALGEWVPGLLRMVAVLVIACPCAMGLATPTAIMAGTGRGALKGILFRNGTALETAARADVILFDKTGTITRGELTVQDVIPLKKAPDNWLALTVSAETASEHPLGRAVVKYGESQGISRQPVKDFKIHSGDGLSCRIGKQKIRVGKPEWILKEKNDTNEITSQVQDLRQKGQTVILTEIDGQVAGMAGLADSLREDIPETVRSLQDMGLKTAMVTGDNRVTAEAIAREAGIETVHSGVLPDGKADIVKEFQQKGHRVIMVGDGVNDAPALTLADVGIAMGTGTDVAIESGDIILSGHQSARLTDTLSLARKTLTTIKQNLFWAFFYNILLIPVAAGILYPIENLPDLLRELHPILAALAMSVSSITVIMNSLRLYSAK; from the coding sequence ATGGCGGTTAAAAAGGAAATCCTCCCCGTACAAGGGATGACATGCGCCAATTGCGCCGCAACGATTGAAAGAACCGTTAAAAAACTGTCCGGTATCCGGTCCGCTTCGGTGAATTTTGCCACAGAAGAACTCACCGTTGAATACGATACGTCCTCCCTCTCTCTGGCGGATATCCTGTCCTCGGTGCAGTCCGCCGGGTATGATATCCCCCTGAAAAAGATCCGCATCCCCGTGGCCGGCATGACCTGTGCCAACTGTGCTTCCACCATCGAACGGGGACTCACCCGGAAGATTCCCGGACTGTATAAAGCCGCTGCCAGTTTTGCCGATGAATCGGTTTCAGTAGAGTATGTCCCGGGGCTGGCTTCCCCTGAAATGATGGCTGAACAAATTATTGATTTGGGCTATACGCCCTTAACCGATCAGGAACCGGGTGAAGAATCCACCATAGATACACATCACCGGTACCAACTAAGGGCTTTATGGACCGGAATTCTTTTTACAGCGCCCCTTTTTATTCTGAGTATGCTCCGGGATTTCGGCATCCTGGGCATGTGGAGCCACGCCCTGTGGATGAATCTTGTCTTCGCCTTTCTGGCCACCCCGGTCCAGTTTTATACCGGATTTGATTACTATAAAAACGGCTGGAAATCCCTCCGGAACGGATCCGCCAATATGGATGTCCTGGTGGCTTTGGGAAGTTCCGTGGCATATATCTATTCGTGGATTGTCATCCTGTTTCCAAATGCAGGAGACCACGTGTATTTTGAAACATCCGCCGTGATTATTACCCTTATCCGTCTGGGAAAATACCTGGAATCCCGGACCAAGGGACAAGCCGGAGCGGCTATCAAAGAGTTGCTGAACCTTCAACCGGAAACGGTGGAAAAAATCACGGATGCCGGAACCATCACACTCCCCCTCAGCCAGGTGGAACCGGGGGATATCCTCCTCGTGCGGCCCGGCGGGAAAATTCCGGTGGACGGGACAATCCTGGAGGGAGAATCGGCGGTGAATGAATCCATGCTCACCGGCGAATCCCTTCCGGTGGATAAAAGAAAGGGGGATCCGGTCACCGGCGGCACCCTGAATACATACGGTGTTTTAACAATCCGGGCTGACAACGTCGGCGAAGCCACTGTCCTGTCCCGGATTATTGCCATGGTCCGTGAAGCCCAGGGGAGCAAAGCCCCGATTCAGGCTCTGGCGGATAAAATCGCCGCGGTGTTCGTTCCCACGGTGATCGGCATTGCCTTCCTGACGCTGATCATCTGGCGACTTGCCCTGGGTGAATGGGTCCCGGGACTCCTCCGCATGGTGGCGGTCCTGGTGATTGCGTGTCCCTGTGCCATGGGACTGGCAACTCCCACAGCCATTATGGCAGGAACCGGCAGAGGGGCTTTGAAAGGTATTCTTTTCCGGAATGGTACAGCCCTGGAAACAGCCGCCCGGGCAGATGTGATTCTCTTTGACAAAACAGGGACCATCACCCGGGGAGAACTGACCGTCCAGGATGTCATCCCCCTGAAAAAGGCTCCGGATAACTGGCTCGCCCTCACCGTTTCAGCTGAAACCGCTTCAGAACATCCCCTGGGAAGAGCTGTTGTAAAATATGGTGAATCACAGGGGATCTCCCGGCAGCCTGTTAAAGATTTTAAAATTCACAGCGGGGACGGGCTTTCGTGCAGGATCGGGAAACAAAAAATCCGCGTGGGAAAACCGGAATGGATCCTCAAGGAAAAAAATGACACAAATGAAATCACATCACAGGTTCAGGACCTTCGCCAAAAAGGGCAAACGGTCATCCTGACAGAGATTGACGGACAGGTTGCCGGAATGGCAGGACTGGCGGACAGCCTCCGGGAAGATATCCCCGAAACGGTCCGGTCTTTACAGGATATGGGACTCAAAACAGCTATGGTCACAGGGGATAATCGTGTCACGGCAGAGGCCATCGCCCGGGAAGCCGGTATTGAAACGGTACACAGCGGCGTATTGCCCGATGGAAAAGCAGATATCGTTAAAGAATTCCAGCAAAAGGGTCACCGTGTGATCATGGTGGGAGACGGTGTGAATGATGCCCCGGCTTTAACCCTGGCGGATGTGGGTATTGCCATGGGAACCGGCACCGATGTGGCCATTGAATCCGGCGATATCATTTTATCCGGACATCAAAGTGCCCGGCTGACGGATACCCTCTCCCTGGCACGAAAAACACTCACAACGATTAAGCAAAACCTTTTCTGGGCCTTTTTCTACAATATCCTGCTGATTCCCGTGGCGGCAGGCATCCTCTATCCCATCGAAAACCTTCCGGATCTTCTGAGAGAACTCCACCCCATCCTGGCCGCCCTGGCCATGTCTGTCAGCAGTATTACGGTGATTATGAACAGTTTACGATTGTATTCCGCAAAATAG